The following are from one region of the Cytophagia bacterium CHB2 genome:
- a CDS encoding sigma-70 family RNA polymerase sigma factor, which yields STEKSSLIAQAIAELPDHYREAIILRHTEEKSYEEIAELTHVPLGTVKARIFRAREMLKHKLKGRLLV from the coding sequence CTCCACCGAGAAATCCTCTCTCATCGCGCAAGCGATTGCCGAACTGCCGGATCATTACCGCGAGGCCATCATTCTGCGGCACACCGAGGAAAAATCCTACGAAGAAATTGCCGAGCTCACCCATGTTCCGCTGGGCACGGTGAAAGCGCGCATCTTCCGCGCCCGCGAAATGCTCAAACACAAGCTCAAGGGCAGGCTGTTAGTCTAA